DNA from Tripterygium wilfordii isolate XIE 37 chromosome 15, ASM1340144v1, whole genome shotgun sequence:
TGGCACCAAAGAGTAGGGTTAGTGATAATATGATGCATAAAAAGGCAACAACGTATAACCCTCGAGCCACCGATGGAAACCTATTGCTGATGATGATTCCAATGAGGGAGACATAGAAACTGAGCATCACGATGAAGAAGAATGAATGGAAAGGGAAAGAGTTGAGCTTCAAGTCTCCTTTTCCATCGTAAGCCCACACAGAACCTGCCATTGTGATGGTTATAGTGAAAAGCATCGTCACAAGTGTTTTGTCCAATGAGTCAAAGATGCTCTTCTTCTCGGACAACTTTTCTTCTCcatcccctcctcctcctcctccttctcctccttcttcttcttttgttggtGTTGGAGAAATCTCCATTAATGCTTGATCATGTGTCAGATTCTCAAGAGATGTTCCCATCTCCAAATCAAGGCTTGTACTGTCCTGATCATCTTGTGCCCTTGAATAATCAATGTCCTGAAAAACAATATTAAAATTGTTAGTTTCTAAATAACATATAAGAGTGAGTTCCTATTGTGTTGGGCATTAGTAGGATGTTTAATTAGGTTACCACGAGAAAAGAAAGGAATAGGCCTTACTCTGTCCGGAGAGGGAGAGATGCAATCCCTCTTCCTCATCCTAGCCAGTTCCCTCAGTTTCAAGTTCAAACCCTGCTCAATACTCTTTGCAAGGACCAGATTCATCCCCTGAGCACAACTACAGAGCAGCAGAAGCAATTTTGCCAATGCAAATGCAACACATTTTTCCATTAGCTCACCGGACCTTCCATACAGAGCAGCAGAAGCAATTGTGGGAGCTGCGACTGATAAATCAACAGCTTGCTGCACAGAAGATTACATTGTCAGTTTTGAGATCCTTAGATCTGAATCGgactaagaagaaaaaaaaacatttcaaagCTTGAATAACTAATTATCAGGATCAAGCTACTGCTCATTAGACATTAATCTGATTCTAGCAAGGGATTCCTCATAGAAATCAAACATGTTTACACTAACAAGAAATCCGTAGAAAAGAAAAGGGGCGATCTTTAGGTAATACGTACAGTTTCTGAAAAGGCCACATACATACAAGAACCAGACCATTAATTGGAAGGAAAATTTAACAAGCAAACGAAAACTAATATACTCAAAACAACATAAACTTAAAAGGTGTTggacaaagtcccacatcggttaaatgATGCAAGGATAACTTGTATGTAAGTTGGGTTCTCTCCTCCCTTCAATAAGACCTTTTGGGGAGAACATGGGAGGCCCAAATTATTTCAGAGCACAGATGAGAATCCAAACCTTTTCTTTGAATTGCAAGCAGACTTCCATATTATATTGCTTAGAGCAGACTATCTATTGAGCAGCTCaaattttaaaaaccttttcCTTTTGATAAAGGTTTGGGGAGCAATTAGTGAACCCCCTCATGCTCTTTGTTTCCTTTCACATTTTGTTTGCTAGCGATGGCGGATTGGTTTGGGGAGCAAAACCTTTCCGATTGGTTTGGGGAGCAAAACCTACAATATCGTATAAATGAATGTTTTGAGTCAAAACATGGGCTTTGACTTTGCGTTTTGATTTTATTGTAATATTGAgacaaaagacaaatatttatttatgttaatttttttatttatgacatatatatatatattacatttatGTATGCATGTCGTACAAATATTGAAATTTCCGTGTCGAAGTATTTGTGTTGTGTTGTATCGTATGATGTGTCCATATCTGTATCTGAACTTCATACtgtataaaaattgaaaaattgtgAGTACAATATCTCAAAATTCCCCAAATTCCCCAAATATCTCAAATATTTGTTATGTTACTCTTTAtttatgacatatatatatatattatatttatgtatgcatgaCTTACGAATTTTAAAATTTCCGTGTCGAAGTGTCTGTGTTGTATTGTATCCTACGTCATATTCGTATCTGTGCTTCCTATTGTATAGAAATTGAAAAATTGTGAATACAACGTCTCAAAATTCCCCAAATCTAGAGTATCAATTAATCTGTAATCTCCGTACCCTCCCAACTCTTGTTTATTTCTCTTTATCTTAAATTTagttttaatttcaatttcataTTGAGGCTGTATTGAAGTTTTTAATGACCAAGAAGTCAAACTTGACTTACtctatttctttttccttccaACTTCCATTTTTTCCTTCATCACATTACTTATAGTATCCTTGGAATCTTACAACTCCTCCAGACAAGCAACTTGGAAATTTCCAACTCTCATCCATACATTAAattattttccttctctttccttcCAAGTTCCATTTTTAATTATCTCGGTAGTGGTTTATATCTTCAAAATCCTAATGCCTCTAATCTTTCAAATCTTACCACTCCTCCAGACATGACActaatggtgcgtttggtacaagggtaatggggtgtaatagttacaagggtaattaaattttaagtttacttgtgtttgttatgttagtataacttttactcctgtaataaattttagtaattgagcttattttttacacataaagtttactagtggggggacttgggtaataaaaagtaatgagaagttttactccaatatattacccctttaaataaaaaattctaaaagcccataagttatatatacacacatatatacatacatacatacatacatatatatatatatatgtatacatagaTAATCAGTTTGGCCAAGAAATCCCGTGCAGTTGTTGAACCTGATTAGAtatttcagtgatcaaaagttgTCTTCCCCTTTAAATAACATAAAGTCCTTTTGGTAGATAATTTTGACAGTATCATATATTGTGGATGTTGTTGAAATGCTAGTAGGTGTTTTGTTGTACTTTGACTGATAGTATATTAGTGTTCAAATTGTTGTGGCAAATTACATGTAAGGGTACTGTGCTGATAGTATAttagtgttaaaattgttgtggcAAATTACATGTAAGGGTACTGTGCATTTATCCTTTAAACAGATTGTaatgaataataatattaacaatatcattataattaatttaaattttataaatattaataatgacaaacaatttattaatattaacaataaaattttaattgatttacaaTATTATAAATATGAAAGTCACGAACAGGTATTTAATAGTTGAGATtacaataaaatatttaaacaaatattttcaTAAGAGGTTTTTAAACATATTGCATCATGTCTGccacataagaaaaataaaagcaagATTGAAATTGAACCACACATTCATGTAGAGACATGCAAAATTCAACATTAAAAGCAactgaaaatgaacaacaaatgTCAACAAGTTTATGTCTCGCACTGAAACATTAACCAAAGTAATTGAGATCAAAGTCAATCAAATTATTTGTACCGAAATAATTGAAATCAAAGTCAATCAAGTTATTGCACAAATAGTCTAACAGTTCAAGAAATCAATTTCTTGGAATTAAGTTAAACATCCTATTGAAAAGCGAAGTCTTCTCAATGGGAATTTTCTTTTAGAATGCTTTAATTGCTCGAATTTGAATTCTTCTCAATAGGAATTTTCCTTTAGAGTGTTTTAATTGCTTTTCATTTATGGAATTGTCCTTTAGAGTGCTTTGCTTTTCAATAGGATGTTTCACTTAATTCTAGGATCGAAGGGGCATAATATCCTAACATAACATAAATAGGTATCctttgaatttttattcaatttcattTTCTGTGTCCAAACAAGGGAAAAATGAACATCTTTACATATGTGGAGGTGTAGAtcgatctcaaagttttgacaTAGAACGAGCCAGGGCTAATTGTGTATATAAGATTGTAATGTATTTAGGAGCCTATTGACGAAGAAATGTACTATGATGTATCATTAAAACTAGgttcttaaaagaaaacaaaagagaaacctCTGCAAACAAATAATAAGTCCTTAAATTCTAATTATAGTAATTAGTAGTTGTACTTgctgaaataaaaattataataatttgcTTCTGtaactattattatttttgaataatTACAGTCATTATTGCTAGTAGTCCTGCATTCTTACTATAATTATTATTGTCTCCTTTGTCCTGCATCAATTGGACTTCATAAGATTTTATGCGTTAAACATTATTGATTGTGAAATGCACTACGGTATTTGTTGCAAAATGAATAATGTTCATTCCCAAGGTACGAATTCAGCAAGTTCAACCTGCTTACAGCCACTATGCAACAACAAACAAACTATTGCAACGATAAGAGGTACAGATTAGTTGTGTTAAATCATCAAATTAGTCTCAATACAAAGTAATTATTATCCTAATTAGATAATATTCATAacataaaatagtaacataattgatttaattttttttaatgaaaaatacttgatttattaaaaaagagacaataataataaatttttaatgaTAAAATCAGTATATCTTAAAACCCCAAATACGAAGTAGTAAAGTACGGTTTGGTTGAAACTTCTACTTGTCCGCGAACTGATCCACACGCCTAACCCAGCGGAAGTTCTCGGTTCTTGTCTCATCGCTATGTGTAGACGAGCGGTGTCTCCGTTGGT
Protein-coding regions in this window:
- the LOC120015959 gene encoding uncharacterized protein LOC120015959, encoding MEKCVAFALAKLLLLLCSCAQGMNLVLAKSIEQGLNLKLRELARMRKRDCISPSPDRDIDYSRAQDDQDSTSLDLEMGTSLENLTHDQALMEISPTPTKEEEGGEGGGGGGDGEEKLSEKKSIFDSLDKTLVTMLFTITITMAGSVWAYDGKGDLKLNSFPFHSFFFIVMLSFYVSLIGIIISNRFPSVARGLYVVAFLCIILSLTLLFGAILPDVMDVVPWIFLAVLTVLVISLVLYENC